In one window of Lewinella sp. 4G2 DNA:
- a CDS encoding ATP-grasp domain-containing protein: MVALQVMGSPTLEFFYELSLLYASSVVQPVGFELLFLIVYPSGKWSLSDSPEPQPEPQDLSVVLQSLPQIDLVVPHLFCPAGLTAYRSLFGDVLGYPMVGSGSEVLTVAQNKHLTRLIANDRGVRVAPGLLIDLRSNTRAEKNWSALGFPLIVKPNQSDNSDGLTLVRNPTEMEAALRLAGQYDDEVIVEKYIPGREIRGAVIELDGTLRVLPFIEYLVNDEHPIRLAEDKLRTDEDGHVAGQSAKENVPAVCPAAVDDALTEQLGTMMLTMHRALGCRDYSLYDFRVDQSTGVPYLLEAGLFWSFGEKSMISTMLEAADLELREVTRRMWLAAVNRG, translated from the coding sequence TTGGTCGCCCTGCAAGTGATGGGGTCACCCACCTTGGAGTTCTTCTACGAGCTCTCGCTGCTCTACGCAAGTTCGGTCGTCCAACCCGTGGGTTTCGAACTGCTGTTCTTGATCGTTTACCCTTCGGGGAAATGGTCGCTGAGCGATAGCCCCGAACCGCAACCGGAACCTCAGGATTTGAGCGTAGTCCTACAAAGTCTACCGCAGATCGACTTGGTCGTACCCCACCTGTTCTGCCCCGCCGGCCTCACGGCTTACCGGTCTCTTTTTGGGGATGTCCTCGGCTACCCGATGGTGGGTTCTGGTAGTGAGGTGCTGACCGTAGCGCAGAACAAGCACCTTACCCGATTGATTGCCAACGACCGGGGCGTGCGGGTGGCGCCGGGTTTGCTGATCGACCTGCGAAGCAATACCCGTGCGGAGAAAAACTGGTCCGCCCTGGGCTTCCCGTTGATCGTTAAGCCCAACCAGTCCGATAATTCTGATGGGCTGACTTTGGTCCGAAACCCTACGGAAATGGAAGCGGCACTGCGGTTGGCGGGCCAGTACGACGATGAGGTAATCGTAGAAAAATACATTCCCGGCCGGGAGATCCGGGGCGCGGTGATCGAGTTGGACGGCACCCTGCGGGTACTGCCCTTCATTGAGTACCTGGTAAACGATGAGCACCCCATCCGTTTGGCGGAGGATAAGCTTCGCACGGATGAGGATGGTCACGTTGCCGGGCAATCGGCGAAGGAGAACGTGCCTGCCGTCTGCCCCGCCGCAGTAGATGACGCTCTTACGGAACAGTTAGGCACCATGATGCTAACGATGCACCGTGCCCTCGGCTGTAGGGATTATTCCCTTTACGATTTCCGGGTTGACCAATCCACCGGGGTGCCCTATTTGCTGGAGGCGGGGCTTTTCTGGTCGTTTGGTGAGAAGAGTATGATCTCCACCATGCTCGAAGCCGCGGACCTTGAGCTACGAGAGGTGACCCGACGGATGTGGCTCGCAGCGGTTAACCGAGGCTAA
- a CDS encoding TauD/TfdA family dioxygenase, producing the protein MIQITPLQPFGCSITSVDLRSASDQEALTIRNATATHGFAVIRDQHDLGDTSFASFLQQLGPSMFTKGETAVAGHPSLNLVTNVGRDRPPRSVWHTDTSYVPQPPAFTALRVIHAPESGGETLIADQLAAYDELSEDLKARFKESTVLHGATGVDDDASCHHPLFRRHSETDRTAIFLSTPQRCTAISGVPAQEAEQIIKDLYAFGTQDQFVHRHAWKAGDVLIWDNRRTLHRGDHSAVIGDRVLHRGMVRGEAPLPV; encoded by the coding sequence ATGATCCAAATCACGCCCCTCCAGCCTTTTGGCTGTTCAATTACCTCCGTCGATCTCCGTTCCGCCAGCGATCAGGAAGCACTGACCATTCGCAATGCCACCGCGACCCACGGCTTTGCGGTGATTCGTGACCAGCACGATCTGGGCGACACTTCCTTTGCTTCGTTCCTCCAGCAACTCGGCCCCTCCATGTTCACGAAGGGGGAGACGGCCGTGGCGGGCCACCCCTCCCTAAATTTGGTGACCAACGTCGGCCGCGATCGCCCGCCGCGTTCCGTCTGGCACACCGATACCAGCTACGTTCCCCAGCCGCCGGCCTTCACCGCGCTGCGGGTTATCCACGCGCCGGAGTCGGGTGGAGAAACCCTTATTGCCGACCAGCTAGCCGCCTACGATGAGCTTTCCGAGGACCTGAAAGCGAGGTTCAAAGAGTCCACCGTTCTGCACGGGGCTACCGGGGTCGACGACGATGCCTCCTGCCACCACCCCTTATTTCGGCGGCACTCGGAAACGGACCGTACCGCCATCTTCCTGTCTACCCCGCAGCGGTGCACGGCCATCTCCGGGGTTCCGGCGCAGGAGGCTGAGCAAATAATCAAGGACTTGTACGCTTTCGGTACCCAGGACCAATTCGTCCACCGCCACGCCTGGAAAGCGGGCGACGTCCTGATTTGGGATAACCGCCGGACCCTGCACCGGGGCGATCACTCGGCCGTTATCGGTGATCGGGTGCTCCATCGTGGTATGGTCCGGGGAGAGGCGCCGCTACCCGTTTAG
- a CDS encoding phosphatase PAP2 family protein gives MTKFLSSLGLILSLTATVSAQFQETPSIRDYDPAIEEVYAVKPWLETGVGVAGLGLTVLAFQKINDKDKVELEGLNRADIPSYDRWALPKDGSKASAAADASDYVFNSSIVLPFTLFLDKEIRKDWGKITAMYVEAQAVNGLMYAVSPIGPSFIDRTRPIAYYDDLDRTTRRDGGNQNSFFSGHVSTTAVGTFFFAKVLSDYHPEWSGKQRAMAFTAASLPPLYVAVQRVRALKHFPTDTAVGLGVGAAIGVLTPHIHKRWQRNHRSSLTIGGSFGGGAAGAGFSLVF, from the coding sequence ATGACCAAGTTTTTATCCTCCCTGGGCTTGATCCTAAGCCTTACGGCCACCGTATCCGCTCAATTCCAGGAGACCCCCTCCATCCGCGATTACGACCCCGCCATCGAGGAGGTGTACGCCGTTAAGCCCTGGCTGGAAACCGGGGTGGGCGTGGCTGGCCTCGGTTTAACCGTACTAGCTTTTCAGAAGATCAACGATAAGGATAAAGTGGAGTTGGAAGGCCTGAACCGGGCCGACATTCCCAGCTACGACCGGTGGGCCCTACCGAAGGACGGATCCAAAGCCAGCGCCGCCGCGGACGCGAGTGACTATGTCTTTAACAGTTCAATCGTCCTGCCATTCACCTTGTTTCTAGATAAGGAGATCCGTAAGGATTGGGGCAAGATCACGGCGATGTACGTAGAGGCTCAGGCCGTCAATGGTCTGATGTACGCCGTTTCCCCCATCGGCCCAAGCTTCATTGACCGGACACGCCCCATCGCCTATTACGATGATCTCGACCGCACCACGCGGCGGGACGGCGGCAACCAAAACAGCTTCTTCAGCGGCCACGTTAGCACGACGGCCGTAGGTACCTTTTTCTTCGCCAAAGTACTATCCGATTACCACCCGGAGTGGTCGGGCAAGCAGCGAGCGATGGCCTTCACCGCGGCGAGTTTACCTCCACTCTACGTGGCCGTCCAACGCGTCCGTGCCCTCAAGCATTTCCCGACGGACACGGCGGTAGGGCTTGGCGTAGGCGCGGCGATTGGCGTATTGACGCCGCACATTCATAAGCGGTGGCAGCGCAACCACCGATCCTCGCTCACGATTGGTGGGTCTTTTGGTGGCGGGGCTGCTGGGGCTGGATTTAGTTTGGTGTTTTAA
- a CDS encoding O-methyltransferase produces the protein MLTARPVTPHSILAAEIESLHENMVATATEANWLAALGRCHSLAAPLEDYLERSSTAPSASLEALETATRAINWKAAFDAGQTSLELEQEMVSGKLEGQFLRLLVAISGAKRILEIGSFTGYASLAMAEALPADGQLIACEYDAFAAGFAERHLRASPAGKKVSIRVGPASDTLDELVAEGQRFDLVFIDADKQGYLNYFQTLLDHDLVPVGGLICVDNTLYQGQVYAREKVSENGEALIHFNDMVNQDQRVEQVLLPIRDGLTLIRRIS, from the coding sequence ATGCTAACTGCTCGCCCCGTTACCCCGCATTCCATTCTGGCAGCGGAAATAGAAAGCCTCCACGAGAATATGGTAGCCACTGCGACCGAAGCGAACTGGTTGGCGGCTCTAGGTCGCTGCCATTCGCTCGCCGCCCCGCTGGAAGATTACCTGGAGCGGAGCTCTACGGCGCCGTCGGCATCTTTGGAGGCACTGGAAACGGCTACGCGCGCCATCAATTGGAAAGCGGCATTCGATGCGGGGCAAACTTCCCTGGAGCTGGAACAGGAAATGGTCTCCGGTAAATTGGAAGGGCAGTTCCTGCGGCTACTGGTGGCGATCTCCGGGGCGAAAAGAATCCTAGAGATCGGGTCGTTTACCGGTTACGCTTCGTTAGCTATGGCGGAGGCACTGCCTGCGGATGGCCAGTTGATTGCCTGTGAATACGACGCTTTTGCGGCCGGCTTCGCCGAGCGCCACCTACGGGCCAGCCCCGCCGGGAAGAAAGTGAGCATCCGCGTCGGGCCAGCCTCCGATACCCTCGATGAACTCGTTGCTGAAGGACAGCGCTTTGACCTGGTCTTCATCGACGCCGATAAACAAGGCTACCTGAACTACTTCCAAACCCTGCTTGACCACGACCTCGTACCGGTTGGCGGCTTAATCTGCGTGGACAACACACTGTACCAAGGCCAAGTATACGCCCGTGAAAAAGTGAGCGAGAACGGTGAGGCGCTGATTCACTTCAACGATATGGTTAATCAGGACCAGCGCGTGGAACAGGTGTTGCTCCCCATCCGCGATGGGCTCACTTTAATCCGACGGATTAGTTAA
- a CDS encoding BlaI/MecI/CopY family transcriptional regulator: protein MQKLAKREAQIMQAIWSLEKAFIKEIVEEMPEPRPHYNSVSTMVKLLEKKGFVGHEKLGNAHRYFALVPKSDYQEEVVDDVVEKYFGGSPMKLVNYFAREQKLDEAELERLLKMIKDQNSK from the coding sequence ATGCAAAAATTAGCTAAACGCGAAGCCCAGATCATGCAAGCCATCTGGTCGTTGGAGAAAGCCTTCATCAAGGAGATCGTCGAAGAGATGCCGGAGCCGCGGCCCCACTACAATAGTGTGTCGACCATGGTGAAGTTGCTGGAGAAGAAGGGTTTCGTCGGCCACGAAAAGCTGGGGAACGCTCACCGCTACTTCGCCCTCGTCCCCAAATCGGACTACCAGGAAGAAGTGGTGGACGACGTCGTAGAAAAGTACTTCGGTGGTTCCCCGATGAAGCTCGTCAACTATTTCGCCAGGGAGCAGAAGTTGGACGAGGCCGAGTTGGAGCGCCTCCTAAAAATGATCAAAGACCAAAATTCTAAGTAA
- a CDS encoding SDR family NAD(P)-dependent oxidoreductase, whose amino-acid sequence MFTDKIIFITGAANGIGRAAALAFAARGGTVIAADINASDLAETINMGAAAGGKLVGKQLDVSDFAEVSTVIEEIVREYGRIDVAVNNAGIGGVMARLGDVRPEDWDQMMAINTSGVFYCMRQQLRQMAAQAGGGAIVNVASVAGLRALPNSAPYVAAKHAVIGLTKTAAREYARKGIRVNALCPGFTVTGLFDPEAVDAHSAGASDQLRSLIPLGRFADVSEQIGALLWLASSEASFVTGMSMVVDGGLSA is encoded by the coding sequence ATGTTTACCGACAAGATCATCTTCATTACCGGTGCCGCCAATGGTATCGGCCGCGCCGCCGCCCTTGCGTTTGCGGCGCGGGGCGGTACGGTCATTGCCGCCGACATTAATGCATCCGACCTCGCCGAAACCATCAATATGGGCGCTGCCGCGGGTGGAAAGTTGGTGGGCAAGCAACTGGACGTATCCGATTTTGCGGAGGTGTCCACTGTCATCGAAGAGATCGTCCGGGAATACGGGAGGATCGACGTCGCCGTTAATAACGCCGGCATTGGGGGAGTGATGGCGCGGCTGGGGGACGTCCGCCCCGAAGACTGGGACCAAATGATGGCCATTAATACCTCCGGGGTATTCTACTGCATGCGCCAACAACTCCGGCAAATGGCAGCCCAGGCTGGGGGAGGGGCCATCGTCAACGTGGCTTCCGTCGCCGGACTGCGGGCCCTGCCCAACAGTGCTCCTTACGTAGCCGCCAAACACGCCGTAATTGGCCTCACGAAAACTGCCGCCCGGGAGTACGCCCGTAAGGGTATCCGCGTCAACGCGCTATGCCCGGGCTTCACCGTGACGGGGCTATTCGACCCTGAGGCGGTGGACGCCCATTCCGCCGGCGCGAGTGACCAGCTCCGGTCCCTAATCCCTCTCGGCCGTTTTGCCGACGTGAGTGAACAGATCGGTGCCCTCCTCTGGCTGGCCTCTTCCGAAGCCAGTTTCGTCACCGGCATGAGCATGGTGGTGGATGGTGGCCTTTCGGCTTGA
- a CDS encoding HAD family phosphatase yields the protein MKPSVLFIGSIGVVSETSELQRQAYNQALKDQGLNWHWTLPTYKKLLQTSGGIHRLETLAASTGQELSEDTINKIHTSKTDLAGKSIVDQKVSPRPGVVDLIRAAKKSGAKVAWVTSTSKDNTGALLTAAGERLSADDFDHIFHAEDAPQGKPAPDIYQAALKHFGVKADDCVAVEDSINSILSAKGAGIYTIATLGENHRGTPVDNIADAVYASAESIPIRDYFSA from the coding sequence ATGAAACCATCCGTACTCTTCATTGGGTCCATCGGGGTTGTGTCCGAGACTTCGGAGCTCCAGCGCCAGGCCTACAACCAGGCACTTAAAGACCAGGGCTTGAACTGGCACTGGACCTTGCCCACTTACAAAAAGCTACTGCAGACGAGCGGGGGTATCCACCGCTTGGAAACCCTGGCCGCTTCGACGGGGCAGGAGCTATCCGAGGATACAATCAACAAGATCCACACCAGTAAGACGGACCTGGCCGGTAAGTCGATCGTAGATCAAAAAGTATCGCCCCGGCCCGGTGTAGTCGACCTGATCCGGGCTGCAAAGAAGTCCGGCGCGAAAGTTGCCTGGGTTACCTCAACGTCGAAAGACAACACGGGAGCCCTGTTGACGGCGGCGGGCGAGAGACTTTCCGCTGATGATTTCGACCACATTTTCCACGCTGAGGACGCGCCCCAGGGTAAGCCCGCACCGGATATCTACCAGGCGGCGCTGAAGCACTTCGGGGTAAAAGCAGACGACTGCGTGGCGGTAGAGGATTCCATCAACTCCATCCTTTCCGCTAAGGGCGCCGGCATCTACACCATTGCTACCCTCGGGGAGAACCACCGGGGAACGCCGGTAGATAACATTGCCGATGCCGTTTACGCTTCCGCCGAGAGCATCCCGATCCGCGACTATTTTTCCGCCTAA
- a CDS encoding DUF2207 domain-containing protein, producing MRQLFTFGLLLFTLCLSAQTERVTNWSAVMDVRSDGSIDVEETISVVATGDIIKRGITRAITRKPIGGDHDGNFSYELISATRNGETIEPFEKSSRSLTTFYLGSKEETLPPGEYTYVFNYTSADQIYFMEFIDEIRWHHIDTDGKLPVEKADITVRFTAGTNILGADCYAGREGSNDDACTVVTDRNKVTFTATRPLPAGEGMTIGVSAPKGTFARPALPTPLQQKGTLYVVLAGLLTAIAYAYTSWNRHGRDPIGPEVTHEFYPPEGVSPASAFHLLNSHQHGSLVTASLTALAIDGYIKIEERKEDGFLGLGKKEYFALLQTDEVPTDKDVPAEQFALYQKLFQKSRIIELDGDYNKDLYKATKAHNDSIREQHKDFIKDGANGWKILPLVGIFVVTIIAAVLFIKTADSIGVVAFGISIPLFFIVLGLYAWLIQQPSYGKVALKNRLKGLRNYLKLSRQDRDALVDAPEMTEEYFQQLLPYAIAFGQDNDWAHNLTTDLANTGERQMNAYPYYMTGFTNRMNTSFADTAHTATSGGGGGGSFSGGGGSVGGGGGGVGGF from the coding sequence GTGCGCCAACTTTTCACCTTCGGCCTCCTCTTATTCACCCTCTGCCTCAGCGCCCAAACGGAACGCGTGACCAACTGGTCCGCCGTGATGGACGTCCGTTCCGACGGCTCCATCGACGTGGAAGAAACCATCAGCGTGGTGGCCACCGGCGACATCATTAAGCGGGGCATTACCCGGGCCATCACCCGCAAACCCATTGGGGGCGACCACGACGGCAATTTTAGCTACGAGCTGATCTCCGCCACCCGCAACGGGGAAACGATCGAACCTTTCGAGAAGAGTAGCCGAAGCCTGACGACCTTTTACCTCGGCTCCAAAGAGGAAACCCTCCCGCCCGGAGAGTACACTTACGTATTTAACTATACGAGTGCGGATCAGATCTACTTCATGGAGTTCATCGACGAGATCCGGTGGCACCACATCGATACGGATGGGAAACTACCCGTTGAGAAAGCCGACATCACCGTCCGCTTTACGGCCGGCACCAACATCCTGGGCGCCGACTGCTACGCGGGCCGGGAGGGCAGTAACGATGACGCCTGCACTGTGGTGACGGATCGCAACAAGGTCACCTTCACCGCCACTCGCCCCCTGCCCGCCGGTGAGGGGATGACGATCGGGGTGAGCGCCCCCAAAGGCACTTTCGCCCGCCCGGCACTACCGACGCCACTGCAGCAAAAGGGCACCCTGTACGTCGTCCTGGCGGGTTTACTGACGGCTATCGCTTACGCATACACCAGTTGGAACCGCCACGGCCGTGACCCGATTGGGCCGGAAGTCACCCACGAATTTTACCCGCCGGAGGGCGTCTCCCCCGCCTCGGCCTTTCACTTGCTGAACAGCCATCAACACGGGAGCCTGGTTACCGCATCTCTGACGGCGCTGGCCATTGACGGATACATCAAGATTGAAGAACGAAAAGAGGACGGATTCCTCGGCCTCGGTAAAAAGGAGTACTTCGCCCTACTCCAAACGGATGAAGTCCCGACCGATAAGGACGTGCCGGCAGAGCAGTTCGCCCTCTACCAGAAACTCTTCCAAAAATCCCGCATCATTGAGTTGGATGGAGATTACAACAAAGACCTCTACAAGGCGACCAAAGCCCACAACGACAGCATCCGCGAGCAGCACAAGGATTTCATCAAGGATGGAGCCAATGGCTGGAAGATCCTGCCCCTGGTGGGCATCTTCGTCGTCACCATTATTGCGGCAGTCCTGTTCATCAAAACGGCGGACAGCATTGGGGTGGTGGCCTTTGGGATTAGCATCCCGTTGTTCTTCATCGTGCTGGGTCTCTACGCCTGGCTGATCCAACAGCCGAGCTACGGAAAGGTGGCCCTCAAGAACCGGCTCAAGGGTTTACGCAATTACCTCAAACTCTCCCGCCAGGACCGCGACGCCCTCGTGGATGCCCCGGAGATGACGGAGGAATATTTCCAGCAACTCCTCCCCTACGCCATCGCCTTCGGCCAGGATAACGACTGGGCCCACAACCTGACGACGGACCTGGCCAATACCGGCGAGCGGCAAATGAATGCCTATCCTTATTACATGACTGGCTTCACCAACCGTATGAATACCTCGTTCGCGGATACGGCCCACACGGCGACTTCCGGTGGCGGAGGCGGCGGTTCCTTTTCTGGGGGCGGCGGCTCCGTCGGCGGCGGCGGTGGCGGTGTTGGTGGCTTCTGA
- a CDS encoding M56 family metallopeptidase has product MAYLLHAGLLLAACFLYYWVMLRSETHFALNRWVLLGCLLGSLALPLITVPASISLANNLPALDLRSEAVATAPIGQDVEERGTSSEISANAEIGPASTISETIETAAATRETRAEESVSPATAARGPSLLSVLWYVYLMGVLIFGLNFLFQLGQLLVRMFRNPGHDLGGFRLVELREDEAPYSFWNRIFLNPERYDPDTFHQIVEHERIHVNQKHSFDLLLAELTVVVQWCNPFAWLYRKAIEHNLEFLTDAEMLREGNDPERYQLSLVQVAVPNFPNGLVASYNQSFLERRIKMMKSRKSSSRSGWKYLTLLPLLTLSVLQFNAVAQSPAPAGIDTELPVAPAPTPAPSVEVTNTQVAVPEPEVALSPDVAPAPTSVPAAAPKPEPVEMQVTVSAPDNDIRQPNMPENARNTWSASVENDRLCVAFTSRNEDGGNRWNWNTSRCFDKEKFGNLPRTTIDDFTLQREAGTLKMRGVFEGNEGAGTFSFAADPKFLAMLDSRGYGPYKEQEQLLFFMADMNETYLDYIDEQGYRPSRQKLIEMAIFYEDLAELKSSLAAYDRMGFGKPNLQKLIELKIHGVTEEYAEEMAASGFPDLSPKELIDGKIHGVDVEYLKTMAAAGFNDLDFNRAKEMSIHGVTPEYVQEMNQLGYDDISARDILNAKIHGVDAEKIAEFRSAGLTDLTLDEAKNLSIHGVDARFVETLASFGFANLSPQDITNAKIHGLNKEKLNQLKAIDLPMNSLRDLQNASIHGVSSELVAGLRRIGYEDLELKDFVQAKIHGVTPEWAMSFREVGFRDIPFNTLVDLRIHGVTPAFIQERMKEGRTLNDYVKMKIHGL; this is encoded by the coding sequence ATGGCTTACCTGTTACACGCAGGCCTGCTACTGGCCGCTTGCTTTCTGTACTACTGGGTGATGTTGCGGTCGGAAACCCACTTCGCATTGAACCGGTGGGTGCTGCTGGGTTGCCTCCTCGGTTCCCTAGCCCTGCCTTTGATCACCGTACCGGCTTCCATCAGCCTCGCCAATAACTTACCTGCGCTGGACTTACGCTCCGAAGCGGTTGCAACGGCGCCAATTGGTCAGGACGTTGAAGAAAGGGGAACGAGTTCCGAAATCAGCGCAAACGCGGAGATCGGGCCAGCATCTACCATCAGCGAAACGATTGAGACGGCAGCGGCCACGCGGGAGACCCGGGCCGAGGAATCGGTTAGCCCGGCAACGGCTGCACGGGGGCCATCCTTACTTAGCGTCCTCTGGTACGTCTACCTCATGGGCGTTCTCATCTTTGGGCTCAACTTCCTTTTCCAGCTTGGCCAACTGTTGGTACGGATGTTTCGCAACCCCGGCCACGATCTGGGTGGCTTCCGCCTGGTGGAGCTTCGGGAAGATGAGGCACCGTATTCCTTCTGGAACCGAATCTTCCTGAATCCGGAGCGGTACGACCCGGACACCTTCCACCAGATCGTGGAGCACGAGCGGATCCACGTCAACCAGAAGCACAGTTTTGACCTCTTGCTGGCCGAGCTGACGGTGGTCGTGCAGTGGTGCAACCCCTTTGCGTGGCTGTACCGCAAGGCCATCGAACACAACCTAGAATTTTTGACCGACGCCGAGATGCTGCGGGAGGGTAACGATCCGGAACGTTACCAGCTCAGCCTCGTCCAGGTCGCCGTACCCAATTTCCCTAACGGGCTCGTGGCGAGCTACAACCAGAGCTTTCTCGAGCGCAGAATTAAAATGATGAAATCCAGAAAATCCTCTTCCCGCTCCGGCTGGAAGTACCTGACCCTTTTGCCTTTGCTTACGCTCTCGGTCTTGCAGTTTAACGCCGTGGCGCAGTCCCCCGCGCCGGCCGGTATCGATACCGAACTGCCCGTAGCCCCAGCACCAACTCCCGCACCTTCCGTTGAGGTGACCAATACGCAGGTCGCCGTTCCGGAGCCGGAGGTGGCACTTTCGCCCGACGTTGCCCCCGCCCCAACCTCAGTACCCGCGGCAGCGCCCAAGCCTGAACCAGTTGAAATGCAGGTAACCGTAAGCGCACCGGATAACGACATTCGACAACCCAATATGCCGGAAAACGCGCGTAATACCTGGAGCGCTTCGGTGGAAAATGACCGTTTGTGCGTCGCCTTCACTTCGCGGAACGAAGACGGTGGCAACCGCTGGAATTGGAATACCTCGCGCTGTTTCGATAAAGAAAAATTCGGCAACCTGCCCCGCACGACCATCGACGATTTCACTCTGCAACGCGAAGCTGGGACGCTCAAAATGCGTGGCGTTTTTGAAGGGAATGAAGGCGCGGGTACCTTCAGCTTCGCCGCCGACCCCAAATTTCTGGCCATGCTGGACAGCCGGGGATACGGGCCCTACAAAGAGCAGGAGCAATTGCTGTTTTTCATGGCCGATATGAATGAGACTTACCTGGATTATATCGACGAACAGGGGTACCGGCCAAGCCGCCAGAAACTGATTGAGATGGCCATCTTTTACGAGGACCTCGCGGAGCTAAAATCCAGCCTCGCAGCCTACGACAGAATGGGCTTCGGCAAGCCTAATCTGCAAAAATTGATCGAGCTAAAGATCCACGGCGTTACCGAAGAATACGCTGAGGAAATGGCCGCCTCCGGTTTCCCGGATCTTTCCCCAAAAGAACTGATCGACGGAAAAATACACGGCGTAGATGTTGAGTACCTAAAAACAATGGCGGCGGCTGGCTTCAACGACCTGGATTTTAACCGCGCCAAGGAAATGTCCATCCACGGCGTCACCCCCGAATACGTGCAGGAGATGAACCAACTGGGATACGATGATATCTCCGCCCGCGATATCCTCAACGCCAAGATCCACGGTGTGGACGCGGAGAAAATCGCCGAATTCCGGAGCGCCGGTTTGACTGATCTGACCCTAGACGAAGCCAAGAACCTTTCCATCCACGGCGTGGACGCCCGCTTCGTGGAGACCCTGGCCAGCTTCGGCTTCGCTAACCTTTCTCCCCAGGACATTACCAACGCTAAGATTCACGGTCTGAACAAAGAGAAGCTGAACCAGCTCAAGGCCATCGATCTGCCGATGAACAGCCTGCGCGATCTGCAAAATGCCTCCATCCACGGCGTCTCCAGCGAATTGGTGGCCGGCCTGCGCCGCATCGGTTACGAGGACCTGGAACTGAAAGATTTCGTCCAAGCCAAGATCCACGGCGTGACGCCGGAGTGGGCGATGAGTTTTCGCGAAGTAGGCTTCCGCGATATCCCCTTCAATACCCTCGTCGATCTGCGCATCCACGGGGTGACGCCGGCCTTCATTCAGGAGCGGATGAAAGAGGGGCGGACGCTGAACGACTACGTGAAGATGAAAATTCACGGCCTGTAG
- a CDS encoding DNA-3-methyladenine glycosylase: protein MSQKAIDHLRQDTRLAPLLDIHTPKFRDDHGGDVYFGLQRSIAYQQLSGKAAGTIFGRFLDLFPDGYPHPEQLLEMEDEAIRGAGMSRSKTAYLKNVAQYWLDHQLINADWSRYSDEEVLTMLTSIKGVGKWTVEMVLMFVLHREDLLPLGDLVVKRNIIELYGVDTEALRGKNLDAELVRLTEGWRPHRSYASRIMWELG from the coding sequence ATGTCCCAAAAAGCTATCGATCACCTCCGCCAGGATACCCGCCTCGCACCGCTCCTCGACATCCACACGCCTAAATTTCGCGACGACCACGGCGGCGACGTCTATTTCGGCCTCCAACGGTCCATCGCTTACCAGCAACTTAGTGGAAAGGCGGCCGGCACCATCTTCGGTCGTTTCCTCGACCTCTTTCCCGACGGTTACCCCCACCCGGAGCAACTGCTCGAGATGGAGGATGAGGCCATCCGCGGCGCGGGCATGAGCCGGAGCAAAACGGCCTACCTGAAAAACGTAGCCCAGTACTGGCTCGACCACCAGCTCATCAACGCCGACTGGTCACGGTATTCGGATGAGGAGGTGCTCACCATGCTCACCTCCATCAAGGGTGTGGGCAAATGGACGGTCGAGATGGTGCTCATGTTTGTCCTCCACCGGGAGGATTTGTTGCCGTTGGGGGACCTCGTCGTCAAACGCAACATCATCGAGTTGTATGGCGTCGATACGGAGGCGCTGCGGGGGAAGAATTTGGATGCGGAACTCGTCCGCCTCACCGAAGGGTGGCGGCCCCACCGCAGTTACGCCAGCCGGATCATGTGGGAACTCGGGTAG